From the Vibrio alginolyticus NBRC 15630 = ATCC 17749 genome, one window contains:
- a CDS encoding O-antigen ligase family protein, which translates to MNETKVRTKQSIAALTITVGIGLLWVVMPHPILIVALCFAPLALLFVLNQTFWLVTLFVIFSFFRIHEAFPVIYNFKIPLLLSLGALAALAFHLLISRQITAFWHPSLKWLCIFWGLVIIGIIFASSRDIAITVFKNTYWKIIIMTLAITWLITKPSQLAQMSKAIIFAGLLIGLVALQNAANGIDLVEGTRVSIGRSIGSVLGDPNDLALVLMFPLAFTVSQLMEKHSPKHLRLFALITCLVLFFAIIETQSRGGLLGSLSVFAYFAFKHIKSKTLVLVLGAIAAIVLYAFAGISGRESGGAAEDGIDASAMGRLYAWEAAFKMALHHPLTGVGLDNFYFNYYFYSPHWDGINHAVHSTWFGVLAETGFVGLAVFITLIVSLIRTSLHSISLLTPKSDYTLSVGANAVLSGLIGTIVSGTFLTQGFTWPIYILAALTVVVSRIVQSDCQNEKY; encoded by the coding sequence AATGAAACCAAGGTGAGAACAAAACAGTCCATCGCAGCACTGACGATCACTGTCGGTATCGGCCTGCTTTGGGTTGTTATGCCTCATCCCATTTTGATTGTTGCGTTGTGTTTCGCACCACTCGCGTTACTGTTTGTTCTCAATCAAACGTTTTGGCTTGTCACACTGTTCGTTATTTTTTCATTCTTTCGTATTCACGAAGCCTTTCCTGTTATCTATAACTTCAAGATCCCATTACTGTTATCATTGGGGGCACTCGCCGCACTCGCTTTTCACCTTCTTATAAGCCGCCAGATTACAGCTTTTTGGCACCCTTCATTAAAGTGGCTGTGTATATTTTGGGGTCTGGTGATCATCGGAATCATATTCGCTTCCAGTCGTGATATCGCAATAACGGTGTTCAAAAACACCTATTGGAAAATCATCATTATGACGTTGGCCATCACCTGGCTTATTACTAAACCTTCACAGCTCGCACAGATGTCAAAAGCAATTATTTTCGCCGGATTATTGATTGGCTTAGTGGCATTACAAAACGCTGCGAATGGCATTGATTTGGTTGAAGGGACGCGCGTGTCGATAGGACGATCCATAGGTTCAGTACTTGGCGATCCTAACGATTTGGCACTAGTGCTGATGTTTCCCCTTGCCTTTACCGTTAGTCAATTGATGGAGAAGCATTCCCCCAAGCATCTCAGGCTCTTTGCCCTTATCACCTGTTTGGTTTTGTTCTTTGCGATCATTGAGACGCAGAGCCGCGGGGGGTTACTAGGTTCACTGTCTGTATTTGCCTACTTTGCTTTTAAACACATCAAAAGCAAAACATTAGTCTTGGTATTAGGCGCTATCGCAGCGATCGTACTCTACGCATTCGCTGGTATTTCAGGACGAGAATCGGGGGGAGCCGCTGAGGATGGTATAGATGCCTCTGCGATGGGGCGACTTTATGCGTGGGAAGCGGCATTTAAAATGGCGCTGCATCATCCGTTGACTGGCGTAGGTCTAGATAACTTTTACTTTAATTACTATTTCTACAGCCCACACTGGGATGGTATCAACCACGCGGTCCATAGTACTTGGTTTGGCGTGTTAGCAGAAACGGGTTTTGTCGGGCTCGCGGTGTTCATTACTTTAATTGTGTCATTGATCCGCACCTCTTTGCATTCCATCTCATTGTTGACACCAAAATCAGATTACACCCTCTCTGTAGGAGCAAACGCCGTGTTAAGTGGGCTTATCGGTACCATCGTATCAGGCACTTTTCTGACTCAAGGTTTCACCTGGCCAATTTACATTCTAGCGGCATTAACAGTTGTCGTTAGCCGAATTGTTCAAAGTGACTGTCAAAATGAGAAATACTAG
- a CDS encoding GumC family protein: MNDLRENLSVLLHGTWRRRYMIVIPMLVLPVLGFIVSKLVPTTYVAHTSMLIQETAKMNPFLQDLAVSTMLKDRLSALSTLLKSRHVLYSVAKEQSLINDEMSAKEQEFIIKDLASRLSVQPLGKDFIQIQLQSGKSEGMESMLLSVREHFVEQLLAPERSSIKDSSHFLTIHINKRREELDKAEQAFAEYKNTYSDATPEMQAQSLTRLASLKQTLAEKEAELAGVSRSLGSLDQQLSKTNPVIGKLEEQIIDIRSELTLLRAKYTEAHSLVQGKLRELNRLEQERSVLLNSKQPELNSAQLWDIASNTTVNSLGEAQPLLVSQLHQLQMMRGRFEALTEETNSLRDMIQELERNAHQFGSTATEINRLARDVAVKREMYDELVERYEMAQLTGSLGEFEENKRVKIIDEPFTPTIPTNLPSFVFVILGFIGGAGLGIGLATILELADNSIRSKRALEKHLGVPVITTLPNVVYGN; the protein is encoded by the coding sequence ATGAACGATTTAAGAGAAAACCTTAGTGTATTACTACATGGCACTTGGCGACGTCGTTACATGATCGTTATCCCTATGCTTGTCTTGCCGGTGCTGGGTTTCATCGTAAGTAAGCTGGTTCCGACGACTTATGTTGCTCACACCAGCATGCTTATTCAAGAGACAGCGAAAATGAACCCGTTCCTTCAAGACCTTGCCGTCTCAACAATGCTTAAAGACCGATTGAGCGCACTCAGTACTCTGCTAAAAAGCCGACACGTTTTGTATTCTGTCGCAAAAGAACAATCGCTGATCAATGACGAGATGAGTGCAAAAGAGCAAGAGTTCATCATAAAAGATCTTGCGTCGCGCCTGTCTGTTCAGCCACTCGGTAAAGACTTCATTCAAATTCAATTGCAAAGTGGTAAATCAGAAGGAATGGAGTCGATGCTGCTGTCTGTCAGAGAGCATTTTGTCGAACAGCTTTTGGCTCCTGAGCGTTCTTCGATTAAAGATTCGAGCCATTTTTTGACTATCCATATCAACAAACGCAGGGAAGAACTAGACAAGGCTGAACAAGCCTTTGCAGAATATAAAAATACTTACTCAGACGCGACGCCCGAAATGCAAGCTCAAAGCCTTACTCGCCTTGCTAGCCTCAAACAAACGCTAGCCGAAAAGGAGGCGGAGCTTGCTGGTGTTTCACGAAGTCTAGGCAGTTTGGATCAACAACTATCCAAAACGAACCCGGTTATCGGTAAACTGGAAGAGCAAATCATCGACATTCGTAGTGAACTTACCCTGCTTCGCGCTAAATACACAGAGGCGCATAGTTTAGTGCAAGGTAAGTTGCGAGAATTAAACCGGTTGGAGCAGGAACGCTCGGTACTCTTGAACTCTAAACAACCAGAACTAAACAGTGCTCAACTATGGGATATCGCGAGCAATACCACAGTAAACAGTCTTGGCGAAGCACAGCCTCTACTAGTCTCCCAACTACATCAATTACAAATGATGCGCGGACGTTTTGAAGCACTTACGGAAGAAACCAACAGCTTGCGAGACATGATCCAAGAATTAGAGCGAAATGCGCACCAATTTGGGAGCACGGCAACAGAAATCAACCGCTTAGCTCGTGACGTCGCAGTGAAGAGAGAAATGTATGACGAACTCGTCGAACGCTATGAGATGGCCCAACTAACAGGCTCTTTGGGAGAGTTTGAAGAGAATAAGCGCGTAAAAATCATTGATGAACCGTTCACGCCAACGATTCCAACTAACTTACCTAGTTTTGTATTTGTCATTTTAGGATTTATTGGTGGCGCTGGTTTAGGCATTGGATTAGCGACGATACTTGAGTTAGCCGATAACTCTATCCGCTCTAAAAGAGCATTAGAAAAACACCTTGGTGTTCCTGTCATCACCACTTTACCTAACGTAGTGTACGGAAACTAA
- a CDS encoding glycosyltransferase family protein codes for MTDIVVFGEDFGGLPSSTQHIVKRLAANHRILWVNSIGLRQPKLDSKDIQRALNKLTRVFHNVGSHKPTLDSETNPNIHIINLLTIPAPSSALARKVAAKMMKHQLNKQLQALGFDKPVFWTSLPTAADVCAEMNPRGLIYYCGDDFSALAGVDHDTVTKHERTLVNAANVIFTASDTLSTKFPSHKTVTLPHGVDFSLFSEPAPKAEDFPNNGRKVLGFYGSLSEWLDYDLIAQVADQAPDWDLVFIGPNEFSDNPLPQRSNIYYLGPRAHHTLPRYSQHWDASWLPFVDNAQIKACNPLKLLEYLATGTSVISPPFPALMPYKHMLHIVQNVEDVCASLDHLIPPPANSKQYVQQQSWEARANQVDKLVRAL; via the coding sequence ATGACGGACATCGTAGTATTTGGAGAAGATTTTGGTGGGTTACCCTCTTCCACTCAGCATATTGTCAAGCGACTAGCAGCGAACCATCGAATCCTTTGGGTGAACTCCATTGGCCTTCGTCAACCTAAGCTGGATTCTAAAGACATACAACGTGCGTTAAACAAACTCACTCGTGTATTTCATAACGTAGGCTCACACAAGCCAACATTGGACTCTGAAACAAACCCAAACATTCACATCATCAACTTGCTCACGATTCCTGCCCCTAGTTCTGCATTAGCAAGAAAAGTGGCCGCTAAGATGATGAAACACCAACTCAACAAACAATTACAAGCTCTTGGTTTTGATAAGCCTGTATTTTGGACGTCGCTCCCGACTGCTGCCGATGTTTGTGCAGAAATGAACCCACGTGGACTGATTTACTATTGTGGCGATGACTTTAGCGCTTTAGCTGGTGTTGACCACGACACGGTAACAAAGCACGAACGTACTCTTGTTAATGCGGCCAACGTTATCTTTACGGCAAGCGATACGCTCTCCACCAAGTTTCCATCACATAAAACCGTCACTTTACCTCACGGTGTCGACTTTAGTTTGTTCTCTGAGCCAGCACCTAAGGCTGAAGATTTTCCTAATAATGGTCGCAAAGTGCTGGGCTTTTATGGCAGTTTGTCTGAATGGTTAGACTACGACTTAATTGCCCAAGTCGCAGACCAAGCGCCTGACTGGGATCTCGTGTTCATCGGCCCCAACGAGTTCAGTGACAATCCACTTCCACAAAGAAGCAACATATACTACCTGGGCCCGAGAGCGCATCACACTCTGCCACGTTACTCTCAACACTGGGATGCCAGTTGGTTGCCCTTTGTTGATAACGCTCAAATCAAAGCGTGTAATCCGCTTAAACTTCTTGAGTACTTGGCAACAGGAACCTCTGTTATCAGCCCACCCTTTCCCGCATTAATGCCGTACAAGCATATGCTCCACATAGTTCAAAATGTCGAAGATGTATGCGCCAGTCTCGATCACCTGATCCCACCCCCGGCAAACTCAAAGCAATACGTTCAACAGCAAAGCTGGGAAGCAAGAGCCAACCAAGTTGATAAATTAGTGAGGGCGCTATGA